A stretch of Solanum stenotomum isolate F172 unplaced genomic scaffold, ASM1918654v1 scaffold11127, whole genome shotgun sequence DNA encodes these proteins:
- the LOC125849857 gene encoding dof zinc finger protein DOF2.5-like: MLPYHPRPMIMMERTRKSNIEQAPNCPRCASTNTKFCYYNNYSLSQPRYFCKACRRYWTKGGSLRNVPVGGGCRKSRRSRSTRKDDNTLQTSSPALEGAPGAHDIDLADVFAKYLNQGTNNDHDDNIIIQESQDYSSIGASLSNSPSSDSLVNNPTSFENESLLDNFQDYPCGNFLQEEQGGQINQDFLDFNTSFLEMQSILGQEEDQFDHYSTSNFEWQPMMQFQDFGSILELDDHQLMKNSTTNLASHDNNNNNYSSFDLSNYI; the protein is encoded by the coding sequence ATGTTACCATACCATCCAAGGCCAATGATCATGATGGAAAGGACACGAAAGTCCAATATTGAACAAGCACCAAATTGTCCTAGGTGTGCCTCTACCAACACAAAATTTTGTTACTACAACAACTATAGCTTGTCACAACCTAGGTATTTTTGCAAAGCTTGTCGTAGATATTGGACTAAGGGTGGTTCTCTTCGAAATGTCCCCGTTGGTGGCGGTTGTCGGAAAAGTCGACGTTCAAGATCTACAAGAAAAGACGATAATACCCTTCAAACATCGAGCCCCGCCCTCGAAGGCGCTCCCGGAGCTCATGACATTGATCTAGCGGATGTTTTCGCTAAGTATTTGAACCAAGGTACAAATAATGATCATGatgataatattattattcaagaatctcaagattATTCTTCTATTGGAGCAAGCTTATCTAATTCTCCTTCATCAGATAGCTTGGTTAATAATCCAACTTCTTTTGAGAATGAAAGTTTGTTGGATAATTTCCAAGATTACCCTTGTGGTAATTTTCTTCAAGAGGAGCAAGGGGGTCAAATTAATCaagattttcttgattttaacaCTAGCTTTCTTGAAATGCAATCTATACTTGGACAAGAGGAGGACCAATTTGATCATTATAGCACAAGTAATTTTGAGTGGCAACCAATGATGCAATTTCAAGATTTTGGATCAATTTTAGAACTAGATGATCATCAACTCATGAAGAATTCAACAACAAACTTAGCAAGTCAtgacaataacaacaacaactataGTTCATTTGATCTATCCAactatatatga
- the LOC125849860 gene encoding ABC transporter G family member 22-like, producing MEHELDHSNSIDKEEAVIMQNIDGDEIFPPEKNRSSFCIRKIEGNKKTKTRLMKMRSLDSAEESPVHGKSLCHARSFSSHFLINIDEMMSDVDNEKGVLLKNNILKSKDQEDDDSCSWNRIQIEPTLRIRLKFQDVKYTVALKGVENSDTEKCILQGVSGSACPGEILALMGPSGGGKTTLLKLLSGKVKNDSGTITFNGQPYNKSLKQRIGFVLQDDVVFPHLTVKETLTYAALLRLPNTLSKEQKKERAIGVINELGLERCQDTIIGGAFVRGVSGGERKRVCIGNEILLNPSLLFLDEPTSGLDSTTALRIMQMLRNTAKAGKTVVTTIHQPSSRLFSRFDKLILLGQGSSLYFGKASEAMLYFSSIGCSPLIAMNPAEFLIDLANGNITEKSIPSDLEDKLLPGNHHFKKQNEGPSPADVHEYFVGAYESRVANIEKLKLLKHGLIEEDSEVLNWPHSRDSGATWCQQFTILFGRSLKERNHEYFSSLRITQVIATAIIVGLLWWNSDTSFPKRISDQARLLFFISVFWGFFPLFTAIFTFPQERAMLVKERSVNMYKLSAYFIARITTDLLLDLVLPVTFLVIVYFMVGLKLTFNAFSLTLLTILLSIIAAQGLGLAIGAAFMDVKKATTFASVILMTFMLSGGFFVQEVPAFMSWVSYISINHHTYRLLLKIQFKSLRNSKYGSVDDSSGVEVGAMLVMVIGYRVLAYFFLRKMKLRTST from the exons ATGGAGCATGAACTAGATCACTCCAATAGCATTGACAAGGAAGAGGCTGTCATCATGCAGAATATCGATGGGGATGAGATTTTCCCACCTGAAAAAAACAGGAGTAGTTTTTGCATAAGGAAAATAGAAGGCAATAAAAAGACTAAGACACGCTTAATGAAGATGCGAAGCCTAGACTCTGCAGAGGAATCACCAGTACATGGAAAATCCTTGTGTCATGCAAGATCATTTAGTTCTCATTTTCTAATAAACATAGATGAGATGATGAGTGATGTTGATAATGAAAAAGGTGTACTTTTAA AGAACAATATATTGAAATCGAAGGATCAGGAGGATGACGATTCATGCAGCTGGAATAGAATTCAGATTGAGCCTACCTTGCGTATACGTCTCAAG TTTCAAGATGTGAAGTACACCGTGGCACTGAAGGGAGTGGAGAATTCTGATACAGAAAAGTGCATACTTCAAGGAGTGAGTGGTTCAGCCTGTCCAGGAGAAATTCTCGCGTTAATGGGACCTTCGGGTGGTGGTAAAACAACCTTACTCAAGCTTCTAAGTGGAAAGGTGAAAAATGATAGTGGCACGATTACTTTCAATGGCCAGCCATATAACAAGTCATTGAAACAAAG GATCGGGTTTGTGCTGCAAGATGATGTTGTTTTTCCCCATCTCACTGTGAAAGAAACCTTAACATACGCTGCTTTGCTTCGTCTACCTAATACATTATCTAAAGAGCAGAAGAAAGAGAGAGCTATTGGAGTTATAAATGAGCTTGGCCTAGAAAG GTGTCAAGACACTATAATTGGAGGGGCATTTGTTAGAGGAGTTTCAGGAGGTGAAAGAAAACGAGTATGCATTGGAAATGAAATTCTTCTGAATCCATCACTTCTGTTCCTAGATGAACCAACATCTGGTCTGGATTCAACCACAGCACTTCGAATTATGCAGATGTTACGTAACACTGCCAAG GCTGGAAAGACAGTGGTAACAACAATACATCAGCCATCGAGTAGACTATTCAGCAGATTCGATAAGTTGATTCTATTAGGACAAGGCAGCTCACTGTATTTTGGCAAAGCCTCTGAGGCAATGCTGTATTTCTCTTCAATTGGTTGCTCTCCCCTTATAGCCATGAATCCAGCAGAGTTTCTAATTGATCTTGCAAATGGAAATATAACAGAAAAGTCTATACCTTCAGATCTAGAGGACAAGCTTTTACCAGGAAACCATCATTTCAAAAAGCAAAATGAAGGACCTTCCCCAGCTGATGTTCATGAG TATTTCGTTGGGGCTTATGAGTCGAGGGTTGCCAACATAGAGAAACTAAAACTCCTGAAGCATGGCCTGATAGAAGAAGATTCTGAAGTGCTGAATTGGCCTCATTCAAGAGATTCTGGTGCAACCTGGTGCCAACAGTTTACAATTCTTTTCGGAAGAAGTCTCAAGGAGCGAAACCACGAGTATTTCAGCAGTCTTCGGATAACTCAAGTCATAGCAACAGCTATAATTGTTGGCTTATTATGGTGGAATTCAGATACTTCATTCCCTAAAAGAATTTCAGATCAGGCAA GGTTGTTATTCTTTATTTCAGTATTTTGGGGTTTCTTTCCACTATTTACAGCAATCTTCACATTCCCACAAGAAAGGGCTATGTTGGTTAAAGAGAGATCAGTGAATATGTACAAGCTTAGTGCCTATTTCATAGCCAGAATCACCACTGATCTTCTCCTGGACCTAGTGTTGCCTGTAACATTCTTGGTGATTGTCTATTTTATGGTTGGATTGAAGCTGACATTcaatgcattttctttaactctGCTCACAATTTTACTAAGCATAATTGCTGCTCAG GGCTTAGGTTTGGCTATAGGTGCAGCATTCATGGATGTGAAAAAAGCAACAACGTTTGCTTCTGTTATCCTCATGACATTCATGTTGTCTGGAGGATTCTTTGTCCAG GAAGTTCCAGCATTCATGTCATGGGTTAGTTATATCTCGATTAACCATCACACATACAGGCTTCTCTTAAAGATTCAGTTCAAATCCTTGAGAAATTCAAAGTATGGCTCTGTTGATGACTCTAGTGGAGTTGAAGTAGGAGCAATGTTAGTGATGGTTATTGGATATAGGGTGTTAGCCTACTTCTTCCTAAGAAAAATGAAACTAAGAACAAGTACATAA
- the LOC125849855 gene encoding protein MKS1-like has product MPFSSFSTSTKFASPYSFLPSFDSQMDQPENSAGKSPRRELQGPRPAPLKVRKDSHKIRKPPVAPSQQHHHHHQQPLAPPRPPVIIYTVSPKVIHANPSEFMTLVQRLTGPNHHSSTETATSSFYPFQENMNTGAISPAARFASIEKTRVPEGKKLQKNCENNNYMVHEGIEIGTEIERGGFFPGILSPNPSSLPPIPPNFFSSPSNDPNPLGFFYDLSPVLHSNNNNNNVNNKNYFELPNFLPSPSNNNFISPRLFLSPGTPSFDLFNNLFDV; this is encoded by the coding sequence ATgcctttttcctctttttcaaCATCTACAAAATTTGCATCCCCTTATTCTTTCCTTCCATCTTTTGACTCTCAAATGGATCAACCGGAAAACTCCGCCGGAAAATCACCAAGAAGAGAGCTTCAAGGACCACGTCCGGCCCCACTTAAAGTGCGTAAAGATTCTCATAAAATCAGAAAACCACCAGTGGCACCATCACAACAACATCACCATCACCATCAACAACCACTAGCTCCGCCACGACCACCGGTCATAATATATACCGTGTCTCCCAAGGTAATCCATGCAAACCCTAGCGAGTTCATGACGTTAGTACAAAGACTAACCGGGCCAAATCATCATTCTAGCACGGAAACTGCCACGTCATCATTCTACCCGtttcaagaaaatatgaatACCGGGGCGATATCTCCAGCAGCTAGGTTTGCGTCGATAGAGAAAACAAGGGTACCAGAAgggaaaaaattacaaaaaaattgtgaaaataataattatatggtACATGAAGGTATAGAAATAGGTACAGAAATTGAACGTGGTGGATTTTTTCCTGGAATATTATCACCAAATCCATCTTCACTTCCACCTATaccaccaaattttttttcatcacCATCAAATGATCCAAATCCATTAGGGTTTTTTTATGACTTAAGTCCCGTGTTACatagtaacaacaacaacaacaacgtcAACAACaagaattattttgaattaccaAATTTCTTGCCTAGCCCTTCgaataataatttcatttctCCGCGATTATTTTTATCTCCCGGTACTCCATCTTTTGATCTTTTCAATAACTTATTCGatgtttga